Proteins from one Juglans microcarpa x Juglans regia isolate MS1-56 chromosome 1S, Jm3101_v1.0, whole genome shotgun sequence genomic window:
- the LOC121247403 gene encoding TIR-only protein-like, which translates to MPKCFARPYCRPNHVQTVPVVPVSVPPHEDVFISHRVPDTRRNIAGLLHDHLLMRGHRSFIDYRNLKAGDKLSEKIDTAVRDCKVGVVIFSPRYCESSYCLHELALLMEYKKRVIPIFYNVKPSQLRVGDDVSNGPCVSEKELERFSTALEEAKNIVGLSFDSSRGYWSEFLRSASDAIIEQLGQSS; encoded by the exons ATGCCCAAGTGCTTTGCTCGTCCTTACTGCAGGCCGAACCATGTCCAAACAGTACCAGTAGTACCAGTATCAGTACCCCCACATGAAGACGTGTTCATAAGCCACCGGGTTCCCGATACCAGAAGAAACATTGCTGGTTTACTCCACGACCACCTTCTCATGCGGGGACATAGGTCTTTCATCGACTACCGAAACTTGAAAGCTGGTGACAAATTGTCCGAAAAGATTGATACCGCTGTTCGAGATTGTAAAGTTGGTGTCGTAATATTCTCGCCAAGATATTGTGAGTCCTCCTATTGTCTCCATGAATTGGCTCTGCTAATGGAGTACAAGAAAAGAGTTATACCCATCTTTTATAATGTCAAACCGTCCCAGCTTCGGGTTGGAGACGACGTATCCAATGGACCTTGTGTTTCAGAGAAAGAGCTTGAGAGATTCAGCACAGCACTTGAAGAAGCTAAAAATATCGTTGGACTTAGCTTTGATTCATCAAGAGG ATATTGGTCAGAGTTCCTACGAAGTGCTTCTGATGCCATCATAGAGCAGCTCGGCCAGAGCTCCTGA